The Triticum aestivum cultivar Chinese Spring chromosome 3A, IWGSC CS RefSeq v2.1, whole genome shotgun sequence genome includes a region encoding these proteins:
- the LOC123058741 gene encoding uncharacterized protein, protein MPIDQNKEEPHQPRRPKQDSCCVHSPVPAMEAWRRNALRCALLVLLLAISSGVARAQGGGECWSTDMGYGICVKPGGCRAACHALGKNDGQCNGGYFWPVCECLSPHCH, encoded by the exons ATGCCAATTGACCAAAATAAGGAGGAGCCTCACCAACCAAGGAGGCCCAAACAGGACAGTTGTTGTGTACATTCTCCTGTTCCTGCCATGGAGGCTTGGAGGAGGAATGCCCTGCGCTGCGCGCTTCTCGTGCTGCTCCTCGCCATTTCAa GCGGGGTGGCGAGGGCTCAGGGGGGCGGCGAGTGCTGGAGCACGGACATGGGGTACGGCATCTGCGTGAAGCCCGGGGGGTGCAGAGCTGCCTGCCATGCCCTCGGCAAGAACGACGGCCAGTGCAACGGGGGCTACTTCTGGCCGGTCTGCGAGTGCCTGTCTCCACACTGCCACTAG